Within the Leptospira johnsonii genome, the region TTTTATAATGTAGTTTGCTTAAATGTTCCAAATTTTTGGAATGATTCGGATCTCTCATAAGAAGAACTTCTCCGAAATCGATCGCCTTCTCGTAATTTCCAAGTCTTGCAAGTGCATAGGAAACCCAAAGGTAGACCGAGCTATCGTCCGGATATTTTTCCAAATACTTTTGCCCTTCCGATCCAACGTAGATATAATCCTTTTCTTCTATCGCATTTCTGAGAGCTTTTCTGCGATTTGATTTCTCGGAAATCGCATCCGGAACTGGTTGGTTTTGGAAAGGATCGTCTAGGATATCTGCGACTGAAGTCATTTCTTCCTTATAAGAAATCCTTACAAGGCTTAAGTCGTCAATGATATCTCCTCTGGAGCGGATAAGCGCTTCTATTTGGAGTAGTTCGGCTTTCGCTTCTTCTACATCTTTTATAAATGCTCTTTCGTCTTCGTTGATGATCTGATTCCCGTCTTCATTAATCCCAAGTTGCACGTCATCTCTTCCGTCGGAGCCGATCAGGATGACATCATTCGGTTTGAGTTGGAGTGTTTGGACTACGAATACTTCGTCCGGATCTTCCACTCCTACTTTTCTCAACATTCCGTTTTCAGATAGGAAATCCGCTCTTCCATCCCTGTACATCACAACTTGAGGATGTTCCGCATTTATGAAATACATGAGGCCTGATTCCTCATCCACGATACCTACTACCATGGAGATCAACATTCTTCCATCAAAGGAAACGAATACACTCTTCAGTTCATGATAACATCTTTTTAACCAATGTTCCGGGAAGAGTTCCTGCATCTCTGCGGTGTTTTGAGTTCTTGTGACAATAGTCTTAAAAATGGTCCCCATGATGAGGGCTCCACCGGCTCCCTGCATGGATTTGCCCATCGCATCTCCATTGAAGAAAACTAATACAGGTCTCCCTTTTAATTTCAGGGAATATACTGCGCATAAGTCCCCGCCTAGTTCTCCTTGCCAATTCCTGAACTGGAATCGTTTCTTTTGACGGCAAAGTATTTCAGCTCTTACTATATCGCTATGTCCATAATTTCCTGCTAATGGTTGCATTAACTGAGAAGTTAAGAAATAATCACCGTCTTGTTGGTGTTTGAGTTCTTTGATCTCTGTTAGGCTTTTTTGAAGGTCGTTCGTTCTTTGACGGACCTTCTCCTCAAGACTCGCATTCAACTCTTCCACTTCGTTGTGAACTCGAACGAAACGGTTGGCCAATATGAATGCAATCCCTAAGATGAACGCCAGGAAGGTAAAAGGCATGATCAATGCGGAATTGATGAGTCTGTTTGTTACCGCATAGTCGTGCACACCACCGAGAGCGATCAATGCAACGCCTCCCAAGAGTAACCTTGCGTCTGAGTTCCCTTTCCAGGCGGACCTTCCCGTAATAAATGAAATATAAGGAAGGACAAAAACTACCGTGAGTCCGGCGGCTACTGTAAGTAATAAATCCCGAATATACTGATTTACGAATATATCTAAAAAAGCTACGGATCCGTAGAGGGCAGCCGAATAGATTGCGAATTTTGGATGTTTTCCCTGGAAGAACCTTGTAATAAATAAAAGAAGGCTTCCGATGAACATCATCAGGGAAAATTGGTCCACCTTGGACTGCAATTGTCTATGAGAACCGAAAAGTATTTCTGCAGTGGAATTATTGGTAAGATGGAATATGGAGAAGAATATCGCAAACAATCCAAAATACAAATTGAATATATCGCTTGGTCTTCTTACCGCTAAAAGAAGATGATAGAGTCCAACGCTAATGTAAACCGCTGCTAATAAAAATGCGACACTCAACTCTAATCCGAATTTTTTAAAAATGGATTCTGAAAGACCTAAAGAAATTTCTGGTCCACTCCAATGGAAAGGTTTTCCCGGAATTGTACAGATCTTTGCGTAGATAAAATTTTCACCGCCTGGACGAAATGCTCCTGCAGGAAGTACAGATATAACTCGGCCGTCTTGTCCTGAGAGATATGGATCTCTTCTTCCTGTTTTTCCTATCAGACCTAATTTAGAAGTTTCGTTTAGATAAAATTCTGCGAAATCCGAACTGTGACCGGAGTCGATTGCAACCGAGGTCTGCTGGTTCATCAAAGCGCGGACCTTCTCCGGTAGCGCATGACGTATAGAAATACATCCGTCAAATTTTTGGTAAACATCGTCCGAACTAAAATCAAACGGAACGGTGATCTTAGTTCCTTTTTTGAAATCAGGATTTGTATTATTGTCGGAGATAAATTCCCATTCTCCGTTCAGGGAAAGAATAGAATCTTCAGCGATCCAGGAGGCTCTCTCACAATTGCCAAAGGAAAAAACTAGGCAGAATATAAGAAGTTTTTGTGCGACAAATCTGTGTAAATTAGATGGAATGATAAATTTCAGTATGGTCATTACGTATTCTGATAAAAAGTCAGCTGCAGGGTATAATACCCCAATTTATTGGCAAGAGCTAAATCCTAAGACGTAGCATGATTGTAATTTTCGACCCGGAAAGGTCGGAAAATTATTGAAAACCAAAAATATCTTAACGTGTAAATCTTTCGGTGAGCAATTCGACTCTTTTGTGCAATACTTTCGTTTTTGGAAGGTCTGCCGTTAGTCCTTCTAAGGCGAGGAAAAACACTTTTGCGCTTTCTTTGTCTCCTAATATACGTTCTGCAAATTTAATGATCTGTCTTTCGTATTTTTGGGTACTCTTAGGAGATAATTTAGAACAGGTTTCATAAAATTCCGCAGTTTTGGGCCTTCCTTCTATTTTAGACCAGGGCTCGATCAATATCAGTTCGCAGACGCGTAGAAGTTTTTGTTGCGGAGAAATATTTTGATACAGAACTTTCTCAGCTTCTTCG harbors:
- a CDS encoding SpoIIE family protein phosphatase, whose product is MTILKFIIPSNLHRFVAQKLLIFCLVFSFGNCERASWIAEDSILSLNGEWEFISDNNTNPDFKKGTKITVPFDFSSDDVYQKFDGCISIRHALPEKVRALMNQQTSVAIDSGHSSDFAEFYLNETSKLGLIGKTGRRDPYLSGQDGRVISVLPAGAFRPGGENFIYAKICTIPGKPFHWSGPEISLGLSESIFKKFGLELSVAFLLAAVYISVGLYHLLLAVRRPSDIFNLYFGLFAIFFSIFHLTNNSTAEILFGSHRQLQSKVDQFSLMMFIGSLLLFITRFFQGKHPKFAIYSAALYGSVAFLDIFVNQYIRDLLLTVAAGLTVVFVLPYISFITGRSAWKGNSDARLLLGGVALIALGGVHDYAVTNRLINSALIMPFTFLAFILGIAFILANRFVRVHNEVEELNASLEEKVRQRTNDLQKSLTEIKELKHQQDGDYFLTSQLMQPLAGNYGHSDIVRAEILCRQKKRFQFRNWQGELGGDLCAVYSLKLKGRPVLVFFNGDAMGKSMQGAGGALIMGTIFKTIVTRTQNTAEMQELFPEHWLKRCYHELKSVFVSFDGRMLISMVVGIVDEESGLMYFINAEHPQVVMYRDGRADFLSENGMLRKVGVEDPDEVFVVQTLQLKPNDVILIGSDGRDDVQLGINEDGNQIINEDERAFIKDVEEAKAELLQIEALIRSRGDIIDDLSLVRISYKEEMTSVADILDDPFQNQPVPDAISEKSNRRKALRNAIEEKDYIYVGSEGQKYLEKYPDDSSVYLWVSYALARLGNYEKAIDFGEVLLMRDPNHSKNLEHLSKLHYKNGNKLRAEALLAASKFKLD
- a CDS encoding TetR/AcrR family transcriptional regulator; this translates as MTRKTVLVDKERKKEILDAALDCFLQFGYSKTSMDDVAKQANLSRPLLYLKFKNKEDLFQGIFDYTLAGSYEEAEKVLYQNISPQQKLLRVCELILIEPWSKIEGRPKTAEFYETCSKLSPKSTQKYERQIIKFAERILGDKESAKVFFLALEGLTADLPKTKVLHKRVELLTERFTR